The following coding sequences lie in one Psychrobacter arenosus genomic window:
- a CDS encoding cob(I)yrinic acid a,c-diamide adenosyltransferase yields MGNRLSKIYTKTGDDGSTGMADGSRVSKADLLFEVMGDVDELNSNLGLVKSYYQLGLSTVDNNAAENSELAAHMAQLNQPDFGEVLQIIQHLLFNLGGELAMPEYPGISETHTAWLEQQIDAMNTHLPPLKDFILPTGSVLVSQLHIARCVCRRAERHGVALRQSNPEAIRATALAFINRLSDWLFVASRFCCAPAQRQEVLWDAKILQDF; encoded by the coding sequence ATGGGCAACCGTTTAAGCAAAATTTATACTAAGACCGGCGATGATGGCAGCACAGGTATGGCCGATGGCAGCCGCGTGAGTAAGGCGGATTTACTATTTGAAGTTATGGGTGATGTGGATGAGTTAAACTCCAACCTAGGGCTAGTGAAATCTTATTACCAGTTGGGTCTTAGCACTGTAGATAACAACGCTGCAGAAAACAGCGAGTTAGCGGCGCATATGGCGCAACTGAATCAGCCAGACTTCGGCGAGGTCTTACAAATCATTCAGCATCTCTTATTCAATCTAGGCGGTGAGCTGGCGATGCCAGAATATCCAGGCATTAGCGAGACGCATACGGCTTGGCTTGAGCAGCAAATCGATGCTATGAATACCCATTTGCCGCCGCTAAAAGACTTTATCTTACCTACAGGCTCAGTACTGGTCAGCCAACTGCATATTGCTCGTTGTGTCTGCCGCCGTGCCGAGCGCCATGGCGTTGCTTTACGACAAAGCAATCCTGAAGCGATTCGCGCCACTGCACTGGCATTTATCAATCGCTTATCCGATTGGTTATTTGTCGCCTCACGTTTTTGCTGTGCACCGGCTCAGCGGCAAGAAGTCTTATGGGATGCTAAAATTTTACAAGACTTCTAG